From a single Rhinolophus ferrumequinum isolate MPI-CBG mRhiFer1 chromosome 15, mRhiFer1_v1.p, whole genome shotgun sequence genomic region:
- the UBA2 gene encoding SUMO-activating enzyme subunit 2 codes for MALSRGLPRELAEAVAGGRVLVVGAGGIGCELLKNLVLTGFSHIDLIDLDTIDVSNLNRQFLFQKKHVGRSKAQVAKESVLQFCPKANIVAYHDSIMNPDYNVEFFRQFILVMNALDNRAARNHVNRMCLAADVPLIESGTAGYLGQVTTIRKGITECYECHPKPTQRTFPGCTIRNTPSEPIHCIVWAKYLFNQLFGEEDADQEVSPDRADPEASWEPMEAEARARASNEDGDIKRISTKEWAKSTGYDPVKLFTKLFKDDIRYLLTMDKLWRKRKPPVPLDWAEVQSQGEETNASDQQNEPQLGLKDQQVLDVKSYARLFSKSIETLRVNLAEKGDGAELIWDKDDPSAMDFVTSAANLRMHIFSMNMKSRFDIKSMAGNIIPAIATTNAVIAGLIVLEGLKILSGKIDQCRTIFLNKQPNPRKKLLVPCALDPPNPNCYVCASKPEVTVRLNVHRVTVLTLQDKIVKEKFAMVAPDVQIEDGKGTILISSEEGETEANNHKKLSEFGIRNGSRLQADDFLQDYTLLINILHSEDLGKDVEFEVVGDAPEKVGPKQAEEAAKSITNGSDDGAQPSTSTAQEQDDVLIVDSDEEGPSDNADIGAEERSRKRKLDEKENIGAKKSRTEQTEELDDVIALD; via the exons ATGGCTCTGTCGCGGGGTCTTCCCCGGGAGCTGGCCGAGGCCGTGGCCGGGGGCCGGGTGCTGGTGGTGGGCGCGGGCGGCATCGGCTGCGAGCTCCTCAAGAACCTCGTGCTCACCGGCTTCTCTCACATCGACCTG ATTGATCTGGATACTATTGATGTCAGCAACCTCAACAGGcagtttttgtttcaaaagaaacaTGTTGGAAGATCAAAGGCCCAG gTTGCCAAAGAAAGTGTACTGCAGTTTTGCCCGAAAGCTAATATCGTAGCCTACCATGACAGCATTATGAA cCCTGACTATAATGTGGAATTTTTCCGACAATTTATATTGGTTATGAATGCTTTAGATAACAGAG CTGCCCGCAACCATGTTAATAGGATGTGTCTGGCCGCTGATGTCCCTCTTATTGAGAGCGGAACTGCTGGTTATCTTGGACAAGTAACTACTATCAGAAAG GGTATCACTGAGTGTTATGAATGTCATCCCAAACCAACCCAGAGAACTTTTCCTGGCTGTACAATTCGTAACACGCCTTCAGAACCCATTCATTGCATTGTTTGGGCAAAGTATTTGTTCAA ccaGTTGTTTGGGGAAGAAGATGCTGATCAAGAAGTATCTCCTGACAGAGCTGACCCTGAAGCTTCCT GGGAACCAATGGAAGCTGAAGCCAGAGCCAGAGCCTCTAATGAAGATGGTGACATTAAACGTATTTCCACTAAGGAATGGGCTAAATCAACTGGATATGATCCAGTTAAACTTTTTACCAAG ctttttaaagaTGATATCAGGTATCTGTTGACAATGGACAAGCTATGGCGGAAAAGGAAACCTCCGGTTCCTTTGGACTGGGCTGAAGTACAGAGTCAAG GAGAAGAAACCAATGCATCAGATCAACAAAATGAACCCCAGTTAGGTCTGAAAGACCAGCAGGTTCTAGATGTAAAGAGCTATGCACGTCTTTTTTCAAAGAGCATCGAGACTTTGAGAGTTAATTTAGCAGAAAAAGGGGATGGAGCTGAGCTAATATGGGACAAG GATGACCCATCTGCAATGGATTTTGTCACCTCCGCTGCAAACCTCAGGATGCATATTTTCAGTATGAATATGAAGAGCAGATTTGATATAAAAT caaTGGCAGGGAACATTATTCCTGCTATCGCTACTACTAATGCAGTGATTGCTGGGTTGATAGTATTGGAAGGATTGAAGATTTTATCAGGAAAAATAGACCAGTGTAGAACA ATTTTTTTGAATAAACAACCAAACCCAAGAAAGAAGCTCCTTGTGCCTTGTGCACTGGATCCTCCCAACCCTAACTGTTACGTGTGTGCCAGCAAACCAGAGGTGACGGTGCGACTGAATGTCCACAGAGTGACCGTTCTCACGCTACAAGACAAG ATAGTCAAAGAAAAATTTGCTATGGTAGCACCAGATGTCCAAATTGAAGACGGGAAAGGAACGATCCTAATATCttcagaagagggagagacagaag CTAATAATCACAAGAAGTTGTCAGAGTTTGGAATTAGAAATGGGAGCCGGCTTCAAGCAGATGACTTCCTTCAGGACTACACTTTATTGATCAACATCCTTCATAG CGAAGATCTAGGAAAAGATGTTGAATTTGAAGTTGTTGGTGATGCCCCAGAAAAAGTGGGGCCCAAACAAGCTGAAGAGGCTGCTAAAAGCATAACCAATGGCAGTGACGATGGAGCTCAGCCTTCCACGTCCACAG CACAAGAGCAAGATGATGTGCTCATAGTTGACTCAGATGAAGAAGGTCCTTCAGATAATGCTGACATTGGTGCAGAAGAGAGAAGTCGCAAGAGGAAACTAGATGAGAAAGAGAATATCGGTGCAAAGAAGTCACGCACAGAACAGACAGAAGAGCTTGATGATGTCATAGCATTAGATTGA